The Candidatus Terasakiella magnetica genome contains the following window.
TCATACAGACATTTTAATTGAACCCATTGCAAGCGTAGAAACCGGTTTGAAAGCGTTGGAGAATGGTGAAATTGATGCTTTCTTCGATAACCTCGCTGTCATTACATATGAAAAAGATCGCCTTAAACTCGAAAATATCAAAATTGCATCCGCAACCGAATATACGATTGATCTCAGTATGGGGGTGCGTAAAGACTGGCCCGAACTCATTCCCCTCTTAAACAAAGCCATCGACAATATTGATGAAAAAGAGCGAACACGCATTCAAAATGAATGGATGGCCGTTAGGGTCAATATAGGTACCGATTTTGAAACAATATTGATGTGGGGTTTACCGATTATAGGTGGGGCTGTCATTATTATTGCTGTGATCTCTATCTGGAACCGAAAAATGGGCCACGAGATCGCAGAACGCAAGAAAGCTCAGGGTGAACTGAGTGATGCGATGAAACATATTGAGGCCAGCATTAATTATGCCAGCCACATTCAGAAGTCGATCCTTCCAGATCAAGATTTGTTTATAAAACTTTTCAAAGAATATTTCATTTTCTGGGAACCAAGAGACGTTGTTGGTGGAGATATTTACTGGGCCCATAAATGGGGTGAAGGGACTGTTTTATGTGTTGGCGATTGTACAGGGCATGGCGTTCCCGGTGCATTTATGACGTTGATCACCACAGGAGCCATGGATAAAGCACTGATAGAGACAGATGAAGGCAACGTCAGTGCTTTTCTCAATAAAGTGCACCAAACGGTTCAAAGTAACCTTGGACAAGATAAAGACAATGGAGCATCCGATGATGGTATGGAGCTTGGTGTTTGTTATTTCCCAACCCAAACGGATAAAATGATTTATTCAAGTGCTCGGTTTGATTTGTTCATTGTAGAGGATAATGAAGTTTCAGTTATCAAACCTACGAAAAAAGGTATTGGCTATCGTGGCATCGATTTTGACCAACAATATGAACAACATGAAATATCTATAGGGAACAACAAGCGTTTTTATATGACCTCCGACGGATTAAATGATCAAATCGGTGGTGAACGTAGACGTGCCTTTGGAAAGCGTCGATTGAAAAAACTATTGCTTGATGTTCAGGGCATGGAAATGACACAACAGAAAGAAGCAATCCATCAAGCCTTACTTGAACATCAAGGAGATGAAACCCGACGTGACGATGTTTCTATTTTCGCTTTTGGGTTTTGATTTGTTTAGTGCTTTTCTTATAATGTATGGTCCCTTTATTAATTTCTGCTCATAGGGCTGCTTATGGCTATTCTCTGAAGTTAAACTCAACATTCTAAACCCCTTATTTATGTCTGGTTGAGGAGCATTTTCAGACCATACGACCATCTCTTAGCTGTAGATTTGTTCGAGCAAATGTTTAGATGACAATAAGGGAGGCCCAATGGCGACCTCCCTACACATCAGCATTAGGCCGTAAGCTTACTTACAAAAACCGGAGGCTGACAATCTTCATCAACAGCTTGATTTAAATAATCAATTGCATATTGAGCATCTGCCTGATGGCAAAAGCTGTAATCATTAAGTTTAAGGTAACAAGTAAAGTCATTTAACTCTTTCTTGCTTTCAAAGCTTAGAACAACACTTTCATTGCTGATGTTCCTCAATTCAAAACCATCAAATATTAGCTCTTCAGCATCATGGGACACATAAGACCCGTTTGGGCTATCCAATTCATCAAGGGTCTTTTGAGGCACCCACATCAAGTTCTGCTGGCCCGGGTATCGGTCTAGTACAGCAGCAATCATTGCTTCTCTTAATCCCCAGTCAAAGTCATCCGTCCAAATTAGCTGCCCTTGTTCAAACCAGCCTTTTTTATAAAGCTCGGCTTCTTCATTCCAATATTCATGCACGAAGTATGCTTCAGCCATATTTGAAAGTTCTTTTAACTCCATGCCGCCAATTGGCCCTCCGCATGTATCAAGGTAAATGGTGAATTCATCCTTGTCTGTGGTGAATATAGAATCTTCTTCACCAGTTATATCTTCAAATATGTCTTGAAGATTGTTCTCCGGGTTATAAAAACCCTTTAGGTAGTTTGAATACCAATCATTCATTTTTTTAGTCTCTGTATTGTGCACACACACCTTAATCAAATTGCCTGTATGTATGCGGGTTAGTAGCAACTCCCTTCACATTCCATTCAAGGTAGTGTTACGTTACCGTGTTATCCGTCAAACAGTCAACTTAATAACTGCTTGTTTATAAAGAAAAAATAAACCTTATTAACTTGCTAATATTTTAGTATCGAGGTATAAATACATCTATGTTCAATCATGGAGTGTATAATGTATGAAATAAAAATAGTTGATGCTTTAGCAGGTAGCGGAAAGACCTACCAAGCCATTAGATGGGCGGCTAAGAAAGCCCACTACAATCGCGAGAACACCGTGATTGTATTCAAGTCCAAAGCCCTTATAGAAGAAGCATGGAATAGCTTAAAGGACGCGCAGTCGAGCCTAAAATCAAAGGTTCCTGCACTACGGATTGACCAAGACCACTTGGGTAACAATCAAGACGGCACTCCCAACAAGTCCGTTAAATCGGCAATCATGGGCTACTTGGACAATATTGATACCAAGTCAGGTATATCCTATTCATAACCGAAGCGGCATTCCTTGAAATACCGTTCTGGTCCAAGAGATGGATGTGGCACTGCATACTGGATGAAATCCCAGTTGCTTCAACTGCCCACCAGATAAACGTTCCAGACCATCATAGGATGATTACAAATCACCTTACCTTGAAGAAGGCTACAGCGGCTCACAGTATTGTTGAAGCCACTGAGGACTCTCGGCATAAGCTAAAGGCATACGCTGAGAATAAGAATATGGATGAGGTGGCCAGCTTGTTCTCGGATACCGCCAAAGAAATCATTAGCCGTCATTATGATGTTTATAGTTTGGACAGCAACTATCAACGATTGCTAAACGGCGACAGTGTCAGAGGCACCTATGGGCTTCAGTTCTTCAGTATCTTGAGACCTTCAATATTCGGTAGTCAGGAAGCAAAAGAATACCTAGATGATGACGGTAATCATTCAAAGCATGTAGATCAATTCAAGACCATCACGGTCATGGGCGCATGTTTGAAGGACAGCCTGATGTATTATCTTTGGGATGCCAAGTTTGAACCCCATGAAGAAATCACCAAGGGTTTAAGGTATGACAAGCACGATTGTGGTGATAGGGTTCAAATCCGATACCTGTTGAAAGACAGATGGAGCAAACACCTACGCGACAGCTTACACGAAGTCGGCGATGCTAAATTGACCACGCTGGAGTTACTTGTAACCGCGATTAAGTCAGAGTTTGATGACACAGGCTTTGTTTATATGGTCAACAAAGACCGTGAGGATCGGGTACGCGCCGATTTAACAAAGCACAACGGCGAACAATTACCCAATTCACCTTATGGATTGAATGAATACCAACATCTTCACCAAGCCGTTGTCTTGAGTGCTTTGAATACAACACCAACACATTTCAAGTTTTTAGAGATGATGGGTGTAGATGGTGATTCGGTGACGGAAAGCATGTATTTCCAATCTTGTTATCAAGCGATTATGCGAACGAGCTTAAGAAACCCAACTGCAACGGAGAAAGTTAAGATCATTGTTGGTGATGAACCCGCCGCACTATTTTTACAGGATTTATTCACTGGGGCTGAAGTGTCGGACATCATCACTGGTGCCAAAGCGATTGAGAAGCGTCGACCTGGCAGACCAACGAAATCAAGCACCAAGTCTCGCGCCGACATTACTAAAGAGAACAAGCTCAGAACTAAAAAGTTAAAGCAGCTTGAAGATAAAATTGTGAACGGCGAACACGTTGACCCAATTGATGTTCAGGTAACTTTGTTAAAAGCTGGTCCACAGAGCAAAAAAGCTGGGGATCTGAGAGCAAAGTATGACAGCAGCTTGCTCAAGCCCAATGAAGCTACGCGTAAGATCGCGGTCCCATTGTTTGAAAGTATATATAAATCATCAGCCGAAGACCTTATTGATATCGATGTTGGTCAGGTTGATGAATTCATCAACCTGCTTGAAGATATTTCAAAACGAAAGCTACATGACAAACACGCCAACCTGTTGATCAGCACAACTGAGTTTGACGAAACAGCATCCCCAGATACCAATCGGGGGTTAGAGAATTTCGTCAAGGCTTGGGGGATATGGTTGGACCTTGATGGTGGTGAGTTACCACCCAAAGAACTTGCAGAAATATTGCCTGACACAAGGATGGTCACATTCAATTCATGGAGTGACGGTAATTACAGGGTATTCATCCCAACCACCAAGTTTATGTCGATGGACAGCTACAAGGAGATTGTGCAGACGATCATCCATTTGGTTGAACAATCGGCACCAGATCAAGAACACCTTGATGCCAAACGTGAGGGGAGAAAGCCACGCTTTTATGTCAGCGGTAAGCAAGCCGCTAAACAGAAGCAGCGTGGATTAACGCCTAACCCAATACATGGGATTGATTTATCAAAGGTGACACCTACAAGCATGTTCTACTTACCATGTGCTTGTACTAATAATCCAGATTGGTCTTTTTTCAAGGATTATAACGAAGTACCAAGACAAACCCTTGAACCAACGTTCTGGGTTGAGAACAGCATCCTGCCACAGCCGTCACCTGAACCACTGTTTCAAAGGATTGAATCTGAGGAATTTAGGAAGATGGCTAAGGAAACAGCTAACGACAACGAGCCTTGTAACCAACAAGAGGTTATTGAGGAGGCTATGAACGCCTACAGGGCGATCCCTGACGGAGACAACCGACACAATGCCTTCTTCCATGCTATGTGGCAAATTCACTTTAGAGGCCGCATACCAACCCATGACCTTGAGCAGTACATGATTGAGTGTGATTACGATAACCACCAAAAGAAACGTTACAGCAAGATCAAGCAAGATTTAGCATCAGGCAAATACGGGACTTGGGCTGCATAAAATATACTAAAAATATAGCGCAGCTTGATAAATAAGAGGAGAAACAAAGCTAAGGGGAAGCAACAGATGATAACAATAAACGAGGTCTATGATTTTTTACGCAAGCATCAAATCGTTCAATCTCAAGAGGATTTTAGTAGTAGGTTTTTGAGGAAATCGCCACGATATTACAGCATGGTCAAAGCCTCAGACCACGAGACAAGTATTGAAGCCATGAACACGTTGGCTGCACGGCTGGTGCAAATAGCTGACGGTGTGGAGATGGTTAAGAATAAGAATCCATTGTCAGACGAAGCAAAACGATATTCAAAGAGATTGTCTGAATATATTTTGATGAAGTCGCTTCAGAGACAGCCAAACACACATAGCAAGGAGGTTCAGAACTTCATTTAGCATCTCTGTTAATGCGACGCATTTTCAAATAAGTTAAGTTCAAAACAAAATATGAAACTTTATGAAATAATAGGTCAACCAGCTACATCAGATGGTTCAGTTCATTATGATCCAGAGCAAAAGAGAATTAGGTTCTCAGGTGACAAGCCCAAACTGACATTAAAAAGTTTGAAACGCATTCGTCTGATGAAAGATGCGCACAAAAAGAAATCCGCTGCTAAATCCGCCTTAATTGGTTTGATGTACAGCCAAGATGATATTCAGAGTAATAAGCTGGAGACTGAACTTTCGCCTTCAGCGGCAGAGCAACACCTGACCAAGTTGGCCATGTCCCACATAACCCGTTCTCAGATGGGAGACTAAAAATACCTTTATAAGAGAATAATAGTCACCTTTGTATAAGCAAAAATGTCGGGTCAGTGGGGATTCAATCCCACCAACTCGACATCATTATTGCTATCCATCATGCGGCTTGTTCCAATTCAAACCCGTTCAAAGAACAAAGATATTCCTCACAAGGCACATCATAGTTTGTCATCAACCACTCGCCTTTGAGTTTCTTGGATGTGCCGTAATAATGCTCGCGGCGATAGATTTTAAGCCCGGCAAAACGTTCAAGGTGTGATGGGTCATCATCAATGGTTACCATAATATTGCATTTGTCTTTGTAGGACAGGACCAACTTAGCTAGTTCGTCAAAGTCAAACGTTTCACAACGTTCGCCATAACTAGCTTTTTCAGTATCAAGGTATGGTGAATCGACCAACATANGGCAGAGCAACACCTGACCAAGTTGGCCATGTCCCACATAACCCGTTCTCAGATGGGAGACTAAAAATACCTTTATAAGAGAATAATAGTCACCTTTGTATAAGCAAAAATGTCGGGTCAGTGGGGATTCAATCCCACCAACTCGACATCATTATTGCTATCCATCATGCGGCTTGTTCCAATTCAAACCCGTTCAAAGAACAAAGATATTCCTCACAAGGCACATCATAGTTTGTCATCAACCACTCGCCTTTGAGTTTCTTGGATGTGCCGTAATAATGCTCGCGGCGATAGATTTTAAGCCCGGCAAAACGTTCAAGGTGTGATGGGTCATCATCAATGGTTACCATAATATTGCATTTGTCTTTGTAGGACAGGACCAACTTAGCTAGTTCGTCAAAGTCAAACGTTTCACAACGTTCGCCATAACTAGCTTTTTCAGTATCAAGGTATGGTGAATCGACCAACATAAAGGCATCAAGCCCAAGGCCACCAGCAAAGGCCATTGTGTCACGATAATCACGGCATTTAATGTCCATCGGATGGATCAAGTCAGCATAAAGGGGTAGTTTCAAGATGTTGTGACGCTTAAGACCATCATTATTATTAATCAAGCTTGGTGCAAAATTGTTATATTTATAATCACCGTCACTTAGTTTGTATGATGTAGTCAGTTGGTTGTAGACATAAAATGCAATAGCTTTATCCATATCGGCCCCTTGCCCGTTCAAAGTATCAACAGCTTTTTTGAACAATTCCCGGCAACCAAGTCCATACTTAGCATTGATATCCAAGAGACGTATTACCAACTCCTCGGTTTGGATGCGTAAGCAATCAAGGAAGTTGATGAGTTCATCGTTATTATCCCCAAGATAAAAGTTGTTAGGGTCAACAAGTCCACGCCGTGCAATGTTGATTGACAATGCCATACCACCCGCAAATGGCTCAATCACGTGACTAATATTTGTAGGGACAAAACGGGCGATATCATTGATTTTTGTCTTTTTGCCTCCTACCCATTTATAAAAACCAAGGTCTTTATCATTGAGGTTGGCAGGGATGTTGGCTTTGAGGTTTGAGTCGTTGAATGTAATGTTACGCATGATAAAATCTCCTATGAATAAATGCGTTGAAAGATAAAAATTGGGTAGGCTGACTCACGAGATACGTGAGTCATTTGCCGCCAAGAAATCGATGCAATCTTTAGAGTCCGCATCGGATACGAACAGGTACCCATCCATTTTTTGCAAGATGGCTTGTGCTTTTGGCGATGCTGCAAAGACGCTAGGGTCAATGGCAACAAGTGCTACACGGGATGCGTTGTCCACCAAGTCTTGCGCCGTCGGTGCTTTAGGCTTGGGGTTCACACCGTCGTCATCGTCA
Protein-coding sequences here:
- a CDS encoding DUF6626 family protein, whose protein sequence is MITINEVYDFLRKHQIVQSQEDFSSRFLRKSPRYYSMVKASDHETSIEAMNTLAARLVQIADGVEMVKNKNPLSDEAKRYSKRLSEYILMKSLQRQPNTHSKEVQNFI
- a CDS encoding DNA adenine methylase yields the protein MRNITFNDSNLKANIPANLNDKDLGFYKWVGGKKTKINDIARFVPTNISHVIEPFAGGMALSINIARRGLVDPNNFYLGDNNDELINFLDCLRIQTEELVIRLLDINAKYGLGCRELFKKAVDTLNGQGADMDKAIAFYVYNQLTTSYKLSDGDYKYNNFAPSLINNNDGLKRHNILKLPLYADLIHPMDIKCRDYRDTMAFAGGLGLDAFMLVDSPYLDTEKASYGERCETFDFDELAKLVLSYKDKCNIMVTIDDDPSHLERFAGLKIYRREHYYGTSKKLKGEWLMTNYDVPCEEYLCSLNGFELEQAA